ATGCTGGTAGCGATGTTCAGTTAGTTGCGGCTTTACAATTTGAAGCGCTTGTTCACGTTCCATATAAACCATGCTCCTCTATATAAACCCTGACCGGATCGGGCAGCAGATAGCGAATACTTTTGCCGCCCTTTACTCTTTCTCTGATCATACTAGATGAGATATCCATCTGCGGTGTCTCTGCGTAAAGAATATCATAAGATGATTCAGTGCTGTAAGAAGGCCGGCTGACACCGACAAACTTGACCATTCTCACTAATTCATCAATTTTATGCCATTTGGGCAGATATTCGACCATATCGCCGCCAATGATAAAATGAAAATCAATTTCTTTATACATATCTTTCAATATTTTCATCGTTTCATACGTGTAAGATGGACCGCTTCTCTCGAGTTCTGCTTTTTCAATCCTGAATTGCTTGTTATCAGCAATCGCAAGCTCGAGCATAGCCAGCCTGTCTGATTGGCTGATGGGCACGTCCACTGTTTTATGAGGCGGCACCTGATTCGGCATGAACCAAACCTCATCAAGTCCATAGGCATGCTGCACTTCATTCGCTATCACTAAATGTCCGGTATGCGGCGGGTTGAAGGTTCCGCCTAAAATGCCAACTTTCTTCAAACAGGCACCTCCCAGTTTTTATCTTGGAAGAACGATTTGCTTATTTTCACGAGACTCTTTATATAAAACAATGGTGTTTCCGATTACCTGGACAAGCTCTGCCTTAGCACCGCGAGACAGCTGATCAGCCACAGTATCCCTATCCTCATCACAATTCTGGAGGATACTCACCTTGATCAGCTCTCTTGCTTCAAGCACGTCTGCAATTTGTTTGACCATATTCTCATTTACCCCACCTTTACCAACTTGAAAAATTGGCGTAAGATGATGGGCTTTCGATCTTAAAAAACGTTTCTGCTTACCTGTTAACATATGTTAACCTCCTAAATTTCTTAAAACATTTGTTTCCATTCTTTCGATATCCGGAAATATCCCCGTCCATATTTCAAAAGCAAGCGCACCCTGGAAAACGAACATTCCTACACCATTCTGGACAGCGGCTCCCCTTTTGGCTGCTTCTTTTAAGAACTTTGTTTGCAATGGATTATAAATTATATCACTAACGATACTATTCTGCGTTAAGTTTTCTGGCAGAAGAGGCAAGTTTTCTGTATCAGGCACCATCCCGATTGAAGTTGTCTGGATGACAAGCTGATAATACGCCAGTGACTTTTCAGCAGCTACCCGGCCAATCACCTTTGATTCCACCTTGTATGGACAGGAGCTGACAAGCTCTTCCGCTTTATCAGTGGTCCGATTGTAAATATCAATCTTCTCAATACCAGCCTGTGCCATCGAGAAATAAATGGCTCTTGCAGCACCACCCGCACCAATAATCAAAGCTGATCTTGAAGCAAGATCAGCAGCCATTGATTCAAGCCCCTTAACGAAACCAGGACCATCGGTATTATAGCCTACCAGAAGGCCATTTTCATTCTTGACTGTATTGACCGCTCCAATAGCCCTTGCTAGTGGATCAACTTTATCAAGATAAGGGATGATATCTGTTTTATGCGGAATTGTCACGTTGAATCCGCTCACACCAAGCGCTTTCAATCCCTTAACTGCTGCCTCAAGATTTCCTTTGCTCACATGGAAAGGCAGATAAACGGCATCGATTCCATAAAGCTCAAATAAATCATTGTGCATGGCAGGAGACATCGAATGCGCAATAGGATCTCCAATGACACCGAATAATTTTTTCAATTCATCTCCCGCCCTTCCGTTTTATTTTGAGGTCCGCTTCAAGCAATTAAGCTTTTTCCTAAATAAGTGACCTTCTTAGCATTACATTGACGCCTTTAGGGACATGCGCGGCAATTTTCGCGCCTGCATCATTGACCGTTACCCAGCCAAGCCCTGAAAAAACAACATCTGTTTTAGCTTCCTTGATGGTAAACTCATGACGGACAAGTTCAGGGAACTCATCCATTTGCTCACGACGAGGAGGTGTAAGCAGCTCACCGGCATGATTTTTATACAGCTCATCCGCATTTTCAAGCTTTGTCCGGTGAATGTTAATTTCATTCGGTACATAGCAGGAGAAAGACCTTCTGCCTCCTGATATATAATCGAAACGGGCCAGGCCGCCGAAATACAGCGTCTGCTGTTCATTCAGCTGGTACACCTTCGGTTTGATTTCTTTTTTTGGCGTAATGAACTTCAAATCCCGCTTATCCACGTAGTGCGCCATCTGATGATGATTGATAATACCTGGTGTATCTACAATCGCTTTGCCATCCTCAAGCGGAATTTCAATCATATCAAGGGTCGTTCCAGGAAAGTGTGAAGTGGTGATGATATCACCTTCGCCTGTCACTTCCTTGATGATTCTATTGATAAAAGTAGACTTCCCTACATTTGTACAGCCTACAATATAAACATCCTTGCCATTGCGGTATTCATCTATTGCCGCAGCTGCTTCCTTTATATTGAAGCCTCTAGCTGCACTGACGAGGAATACATCAATCGGATTGAGCCCCAGTTCCCTGGACTCCTTTTTCATCCAGTCAATCAATTTTTGCTGTTTGACTGATTTAGGTACGAGATCGGCCTTATTGCCGATTAATAATACCGGGTTTTTACCGGCGAAACGATGGATGCCTGGCAGCCAGCTCCCATTGAAGTCGAAAATATCGACGATCTTGACAATAAGGGCATCCCTGCTGCCTAGTTCATTCAATATTTTTAAAAAATCGTCATCCGTCAGGCTTACATCCTGGATTTCATTATAATTTTTTAAACGGAAGCATCTCTGGCAGACAACCACCTCTTTTTCCAATGAAGAAGCCGGAGCATAGCCTAACTCCTCTGGGTTCTCCGTCTGGATGATGACACCACAGCCTGTACAATTTAATTGCTCACTCAAATCTTAGTCCTCCCAATTCAGCTTTCCTTTTTTCCTGAACCAATTTAAGATTCTTCTTTCCACTTTCCTGTTGAATCTAGTCACAAACCCATCTGTCTGGGCAACTGGAACAACGAGAATAGTATGGAAACCGCTTCTGTTGCCGCCAAGTACATCGGTTAAAAGCTGGTCACCTATCACGACCGTTTCTTCTTTTCGCAATCCCATTTCCTTTAATGCTTTATTAAATGCACGGGTCATCGG
The window above is part of the Mesobacillus jeotgali genome. Proteins encoded here:
- a CDS encoding nicotinate-nucleotide adenylyltransferase, whose translation is MKKVGILGGTFNPPHTGHLVIANEVQHAYGLDEVWFMPNQVPPHKTVDVPISQSDRLAMLELAIADNKQFRIEKAELERSGPSYTYETMKILKDMYKEIDFHFIIGGDMVEYLPKWHKIDELVRMVKFVGVSRPSYSTESSYDILYAETPQMDISSSMIRERVKGGKSIRYLLPDPVRVYIEEHGLYGT
- the yhbY gene encoding ribosome assembly RNA-binding protein YhbY encodes the protein MLTGKQKRFLRSKAHHLTPIFQVGKGGVNENMVKQIADVLEARELIKVSILQNCDEDRDTVADQLSRGAKAELVQVIGNTIVLYKESRENKQIVLPR
- the aroE gene encoding shikimate dehydrogenase, translated to MKKLFGVIGDPIAHSMSPAMHNDLFELYGIDAVYLPFHVSKGNLEAAVKGLKALGVSGFNVTIPHKTDIIPYLDKVDPLARAIGAVNTVKNENGLLVGYNTDGPGFVKGLESMAADLASRSALIIGAGGAARAIYFSMAQAGIEKIDIYNRTTDKAEELVSSCPYKVESKVIGRVAAEKSLAYYQLVIQTTSIGMVPDTENLPLLPENLTQNSIVSDIIYNPLQTKFLKEAAKRGAAVQNGVGMFVFQGALAFEIWTGIFPDIERMETNVLRNLGG
- the yqeH gene encoding ribosome biogenesis GTPase YqeH translates to MSEQLNCTGCGVIIQTENPEELGYAPASSLEKEVVVCQRCFRLKNYNEIQDVSLTDDDFLKILNELGSRDALIVKIVDIFDFNGSWLPGIHRFAGKNPVLLIGNKADLVPKSVKQQKLIDWMKKESRELGLNPIDVFLVSAARGFNIKEAAAAIDEYRNGKDVYIVGCTNVGKSTFINRIIKEVTGEGDIITTSHFPGTTLDMIEIPLEDGKAIVDTPGIINHHQMAHYVDKRDLKFITPKKEIKPKVYQLNEQQTLYFGGLARFDYISGGRRSFSCYVPNEINIHRTKLENADELYKNHAGELLTPPRREQMDEFPELVRHEFTIKEAKTDVVFSGLGWVTVNDAGAKIAAHVPKGVNVMLRRSLI